The following are from one region of the Natronocella acetinitrilica genome:
- a CDS encoding ABC transporter ATP-binding protein, with amino-acid sequence MTELATSGLIIDIPDRADSVPLNLQIRGGEVWGVLGPNGAGKTTLLHTLAGLRPPRAGRVLLDGEPLASLRRRSIARRLAVVFQERQDGFPATVLETAMIGRHPYLAPWDVETAEDVTLAREALARLDLAGLENRTVATLSGGERQRLALATALTQTPAIWLADEPTNHLDLHHQVSVMRLLADQAAAGRAVLMCLHDINLAARWCDRLLLLYPSGEACWGDAARMLVPSALERLYSQPLRTVELDGAPVFVPAETRNP; translated from the coding sequence ATGACGGAACTGGCTACCAGCGGACTGATCATCGATATTCCCGACCGCGCCGACAGCGTGCCGCTGAACCTGCAGATCCGTGGCGGCGAGGTCTGGGGTGTGCTCGGCCCCAACGGTGCCGGCAAGACCACGCTGCTGCACACCCTCGCCGGCCTGCGGCCGCCCCGGGCGGGCCGTGTGCTGCTGGATGGGGAGCCACTGGCCAGTCTGCGGCGGCGCAGCATCGCCCGGCGCCTTGCAGTGGTGTTTCAGGAGCGCCAGGACGGCTTTCCCGCCACGGTGCTCGAGACGGCGATGATCGGGCGACATCCCTACCTGGCGCCCTGGGACGTGGAAACCGCAGAGGATGTGACACTGGCCCGGGAGGCACTGGCCCGCCTTGACCTCGCAGGGCTGGAAAACCGCACCGTGGCGACCCTCTCCGGGGGGGAGCGACAGCGGCTGGCCCTGGCCACGGCACTGACCCAGACCCCGGCAATCTGGCTGGCGGACGAACCCACCAACCATCTGGACCTGCACCACCAGGTGTCGGTGATGCGGCTGCTGGCGGATCAGGCGGCAGCTGGGCGGGCGGTACTCATGTGTCTGCACGACATCAACCTGGCGGCGCGCTGGTGCGATCGCCTGCTGCTGCTTTACCCCAGTGGCGAGGCTTGCTGGGGTGACGCTGCCCGCATGTTGGTGCCAAGTGCGCTGGAACGGCTCTACAGCCAGCCGTTGCGCACGGTGGAACTGGACGGGGCACCGGTGTTCGTGCCCGCCGAAACGAGGAACCCATGA
- the cobD gene encoding threonine-phosphate decarboxylase CobD has protein sequence MEPDHGGRLNAAAARWGIPAHQWLDLSTGINPWPWPVPHVPAAVWQRLPEDDDGLEEAVRSWLSLPDAAGVLPVAGSQAAIQQLPRLRAPANVIVPAPGYAEHGYRWRQAGHRVRAVASDALDAAVDHADVVVWIQPNNPDGTVMPPGVLLDWHARLARRQGWLVVDEAFVDAVPGQSIVSAVGAPGLVVMRSLGKFFGLAGARGGLVLGPQQLCERLDAALGPWALSGPARWVMCRAIADHDWQRANRDRLQRASDRLAALLRGTALSPTGGTALFSYCLHPRAELIRDGLARQGILVRLFDQPSALRIGLPPDAASEQRLRRALATVV, from the coding sequence GTGGAGCCTGATCACGGTGGCCGGCTGAATGCGGCTGCGGCACGGTGGGGTATCCCCGCCCATCAGTGGCTGGACTTGTCCACCGGGATCAATCCCTGGCCCTGGCCCGTCCCCCATGTGCCTGCCGCCGTCTGGCAGCGTCTTCCGGAGGACGATGACGGCCTGGAGGAGGCCGTCCGGTCCTGGTTGTCGTTGCCCGACGCAGCCGGGGTGCTCCCGGTGGCCGGCTCCCAGGCAGCCATTCAGCAGCTGCCCCGCTTGCGAGCCCCGGCCAATGTCATCGTCCCCGCCCCCGGCTATGCCGAGCATGGATACCGCTGGCGACAGGCGGGCCATCGGGTCAGGGCGGTTGCAAGCGACGCGTTGGACGCCGCCGTGGACCACGCCGACGTGGTGGTCTGGATTCAGCCCAACAATCCTGATGGGACGGTAATGCCTCCCGGCGTCCTGCTTGACTGGCACGCCCGGCTGGCCCGCCGCCAGGGCTGGCTGGTGGTGGACGAGGCATTCGTCGATGCCGTGCCCGGGCAGAGTATCGTTTCGGCGGTGGGCGCTCCGGGCCTTGTCGTCATGCGCTCCTTGGGCAAGTTCTTTGGTCTTGCCGGTGCCCGGGGGGGCCTGGTACTGGGCCCGCAGCAACTGTGTGAACGGCTTGATGCTGCGCTGGGCCCATGGGCGTTGTCCGGTCCTGCCCGGTGGGTGATGTGCCGGGCGATCGCGGATCACGACTGGCAGCGCGCCAACCGGGATCGCCTGCAGCGGGCAAGTGACCGGCTCGCAGCGCTGCTGCGGGGCACCGCTCTGTCGCCAACCGGCGGTACCGCGCTTTTCAGTTACTGCCTCCATCCCCGGGCTGAACTGATTCGCGACGGTCTTGCCCGCCAGGGCATCCTGGTGCGGCTGTTCGACCAGCCGTCTGCCCTGCGTATCGGTTTGCCGCCGGATGCCGCCTCGGAGCAGCGTTTGCGCCGCGCCCTCGCCACTGTTGTTTGA
- the cobS gene encoding adenosylcobinamide-GDP ribazoletransferase — protein MLRGLGIALTLLTRLPVRLSRAPTPAEQGLSVMAYPLVGLLIGLLLCALALPLQWLDAPPLLAAVMIVVLWVAVTGALHLDGLADSADAWLGAHGDPDRALAIMKDPACGPAGIIALVLVLLLKVAALSALLASTRSLWWLLAAPVLGRSACAALFLLADYARSTGLAADAVKHLRPGPTWFALIALAVAVSLPGGRGGFLGLAIAVLTFYLAYRWMQAMIRGFTGDTAGATVEVVEATTLLAIALFVGMG, from the coding sequence ATGCTCCGCGGCCTTGGCATTGCCCTGACCCTGCTGACCCGCCTGCCCGTCCGGCTATCCCGTGCGCCAACGCCAGCAGAGCAGGGGCTCTCGGTGATGGCCTACCCCCTGGTGGGTCTGCTGATCGGCTTACTGCTCTGCGCCCTGGCCCTGCCCCTGCAATGGCTGGATGCGCCGCCGCTACTCGCCGCCGTCATGATCGTAGTGCTGTGGGTCGCGGTGACCGGTGCACTGCATCTGGACGGCCTGGCGGACAGCGCCGACGCCTGGCTCGGCGCCCACGGCGATCCGGACCGGGCGCTGGCCATCATGAAGGATCCGGCCTGTGGACCAGCCGGCATCATTGCCCTGGTGCTGGTCTTGCTGCTCAAGGTAGCCGCGCTCAGCGCGCTGCTGGCGTCGACCCGATCCCTCTGGTGGTTGCTGGCGGCACCGGTGTTGGGGCGCAGCGCCTGTGCCGCGCTGTTCCTGCTTGCCGATTACGCCCGGTCTACCGGCCTGGCCGCTGACGCCGTCAAGCATCTGCGCCCCGGCCCCACCTGGTTCGCACTCATTGCGCTGGCCGTGGCGGTGTCACTGCCCGGCGGTCGTGGCGGGTTCCTGGGGCTAGCAATCGCGGTGCTCACCTTCTACCTCGCCTATCGCTGGATGCAGGCCATGATCCGGGGCTTCACCGGCGACACCGCCGGTGCCACCGTCGAAGTCGTGGAGGCTACCACTCTGCTCGCCATCGCCTTGTTTGTGGGCATGGGCTAG
- the cbiB gene encoding adenosylcobinamide-phosphate synthase CbiB, whose protein sequence is MIAFLVIAFALLTDRIAGEPRRGHPLVLFGGLADWLRAVLTRRGQGDSVLAGGVAVLLLLAAPLVVLLWCWWLLPAGVWLLLEVLGLYLAIALRSLQEHAKAVMRPLEAGQLNEARQALSMIVSRDTAGLDAEAVAAATTESVLENGADAVFASLFWYLLAGLPGVIVHRLANTLDAMWGYRTPELNRFGRVAARLDDVLNYLPARLTALTYMLCGNAPNALRCWREQAEGWDSPNAGPVMAAGAGALAVRLGGPAPYHGAPRHRPALGHGGAASAETIGAAIRLVQRGVLLWMMLILAGGLAWSLITVAG, encoded by the coding sequence ATGATCGCGTTTCTTGTTATCGCATTCGCACTGCTCACCGATCGCATTGCCGGCGAGCCCCGCCGTGGGCATCCACTGGTTCTGTTCGGCGGCCTGGCGGACTGGCTGCGTGCAGTCCTGACCAGACGCGGCCAGGGAGACTCCGTTCTGGCTGGTGGTGTCGCGGTGCTGCTGCTCCTGGCTGCGCCACTGGTCGTCCTGCTGTGGTGCTGGTGGCTGTTGCCTGCTGGCGTATGGCTGTTGCTGGAGGTGCTCGGTCTCTACCTGGCGATCGCCCTGCGCAGTCTGCAGGAGCATGCCAAGGCAGTGATGCGGCCCCTGGAAGCAGGGCAGCTCAACGAGGCCCGTCAGGCCCTGTCGATGATCGTCAGTCGTGATACCGCTGGCCTGGATGCCGAAGCGGTGGCAGCGGCGACAACGGAGTCGGTGCTCGAGAACGGCGCGGATGCCGTATTCGCCAGTCTGTTCTGGTATCTGCTGGCGGGACTACCGGGTGTGATCGTGCACCGCCTCGCCAACACACTGGATGCCATGTGGGGTTATCGCACGCCGGAGCTCAACCGTTTTGGCCGGGTGGCGGCGCGCCTGGATGACGTTCTGAACTACTTGCCAGCCCGGCTTACGGCCCTGACCTACATGCTGTGCGGCAACGCGCCGAATGCGCTGCGCTGCTGGCGGGAACAGGCCGAGGGCTGGGATAGCCCCAACGCAGGTCCGGTGATGGCGGCCGGCGCCGGTGCACTGGCCGTGCGCCTCGGTGGGCCGGCACCGTACCATGGCGCACCTCGCCATCGGCCCGCCCTGGGGCACGGCGGCGCAGCCAGCGCCGAGACCATCGGTGCGGCGATCCGGCTGGTACAACGTGGGGTATTGCTGTGGATGATGCTGATACTTGCAGGAGGCCTGGCGTGGAGCCTGATCACGGTGGCCGGCTGA
- a CDS encoding FecCD family ABC transporter permease, whose product MAAMVLAVAVGSVAIPVSGLLGVISGDADALHRTLVLELRVPRVLAAFATGGLLAVAGALMQVLLRNPLADPYVLGLSGGAAVGALGAMLLGLGTVVVSGSAFAGALLSTVLVFGLAHGTGSWTPTRLLLTGVVVAAGWGAVITFMLVIGPTERIPGMLYWLMGDLAYARSPWPAVVVLALACALIVPLGRSLNVLARGPLQAATLGVAVRPLEWSVYVAASLLTATAVTTAGTIGFIGLIVPHMLRLVFGSDQRIILPASALAGGTLLVLADTLARTLIAPEQLPVGVITAMLGVPTFLYLLYRSR is encoded by the coding sequence ATGGCTGCCATGGTCCTGGCCGTCGCAGTGGGCAGCGTGGCCATTCCGGTCTCCGGGCTGCTGGGGGTGATCAGTGGCGATGCCGACGCTCTGCACCGCACCCTGGTGCTGGAGTTGCGCGTGCCCCGGGTCCTGGCGGCGTTCGCCACTGGCGGCCTGCTCGCGGTGGCCGGAGCGCTGATGCAGGTGCTGCTGCGCAATCCCCTGGCGGATCCCTACGTGCTCGGTCTCTCAGGCGGTGCGGCGGTGGGTGCCCTGGGCGCCATGCTGCTGGGTCTGGGCACGGTGGTAGTGTCTGGGTCGGCCTTTGCCGGTGCCCTGCTGTCCACGGTGCTGGTGTTCGGCCTGGCCCACGGCACCGGCTCATGGACGCCCACCCGGCTGCTGCTGACCGGCGTGGTGGTGGCGGCCGGCTGGGGCGCGGTGATCACCTTCATGCTGGTCATCGGCCCCACCGAGCGGATTCCCGGCATGCTCTACTGGCTGATGGGTGATCTGGCCTATGCCCGTTCTCCCTGGCCTGCCGTGGTGGTGCTGGCGCTGGCCTGTGCGCTCATCGTGCCCCTGGGGCGCAGCCTCAATGTGCTTGCCCGGGGCCCGCTGCAGGCGGCAACCCTGGGTGTGGCGGTGCGGCCGCTGGAGTGGTCGGTCTATGTGGCGGCCAGCCTGCTTACCGCAACAGCCGTGACCACCGCCGGCACCATTGGCTTCATCGGGTTGATCGTGCCGCACATGCTGCGGCTCGTGTTCGGCAGCGATCAGCGCATCATCCTCCCGGCGTCTGCGCTTGCTGGCGGCACCTTGCTGGTCCTGGCGGATACCCTGGCCCGTACCCTGATCGCGCCGGAGCAATTGCCCGTGGGCGTGATCACCGCCATGCTCGGTGTGCCCACCTTCCTCTACCTGCTGTACCGGAGCCGCTGA
- a CDS encoding trimeric intracellular cation channel family protein produces the protein MIYYLDLAGVAVFAASGVLAAQDRDLDLFGAILIATLTAIGGGTLRDLLLGHHPIFWIVDNWYLVTIIAAALATIVYLQFRPAPAGLLAVADAFGLAIFAMSGARLALEAGHGPLIVVMMGTMTGVVGGMLRDVVTARVPLILQKEIYATAAIAGVLTYLGLQAIAVPEALAFAVGAVVVISLRLVAIRWGLNLPSTPRLPRQD, from the coding sequence TTGATCTACTATCTGGATCTTGCTGGCGTTGCAGTCTTTGCGGCCAGCGGGGTGCTCGCCGCCCAGGACCGTGATCTGGACCTGTTCGGCGCTATTCTCATTGCGACTCTGACCGCCATCGGCGGTGGCACGCTGCGCGACCTGCTGCTCGGGCACCACCCGATCTTCTGGATCGTGGACAACTGGTACCTGGTCACGATCATTGCCGCGGCGCTGGCGACCATCGTCTATCTGCAGTTCCGACCGGCGCCGGCTGGTCTACTCGCGGTGGCGGACGCCTTTGGCCTGGCCATTTTCGCCATGTCCGGCGCCCGGCTCGCCCTGGAGGCCGGGCACGGGCCGTTGATTGTGGTGATGATGGGCACCATGACGGGTGTGGTGGGAGGCATGCTTCGCGACGTAGTCACCGCGCGCGTACCACTCATCCTGCAAAAGGAAATCTACGCCACCGCCGCCATTGCCGGCGTCCTGACCTATCTTGGGTTGCAGGCGATCGCCGTACCCGAGGCGCTGGCCTTCGCCGTCGGCGCGGTGGTGGTCATTTCGCTGCGACTTGTGGCGATTCGCTGGGGGCTCAACCTCCCCTCCACCCCTCGCCTGCCTCGACAGGATTAG
- a CDS encoding cobalamin-binding protein, with protein sequence MALSLPHRLLLIAAGLCFTAGGVGAEPRCVEDDGGRSVCLDGPAERIIALSPGVTELLFAAGAGDRIRGAVRYSDYPEAANDIPRVGSHTRVDMERLLAMQPDLVVAWTSGNPEEQLEQLEALGLPVYYSEPRRFADVSSTLRRLGRLAGTESVANAAADAFQGTIAELKRRYADAEPVRLFYQIWDDPIMTVNDTHLISEGVQLCGGVNVFGDIDRLVPRLDRESVLAAQPEAIVAGGMGEEDTTWLEGWERFTEVPAVRRGNLFFVPPSSIQRPTPRVAEGVALLCEHLETARGRR encoded by the coding sequence ATGGCGCTGTCGCTCCCCCATCGTCTGCTCCTGATCGCCGCCGGTCTGTGCTTCACGGCCGGCGGAGTGGGCGCGGAGCCGCGTTGCGTGGAGGATGACGGCGGGCGCAGCGTGTGTCTGGACGGGCCCGCAGAGCGCATCATCGCCCTGTCGCCGGGGGTGACCGAATTGCTGTTTGCCGCCGGCGCCGGGGATCGGATCCGCGGCGCCGTGCGCTACAGCGATTACCCGGAGGCCGCCAACGACATCCCCCGGGTGGGCAGCCACACCCGGGTGGACATGGAGCGCCTGCTGGCCATGCAGCCGGATCTGGTGGTGGCCTGGACCAGCGGCAACCCCGAAGAGCAGTTGGAGCAACTGGAAGCGCTGGGTCTCCCGGTCTACTACAGTGAACCGCGACGGTTCGCCGATGTGTCCTCCACGCTGCGTCGCCTCGGTCGGCTGGCCGGTACCGAGTCGGTGGCCAACGCCGCAGCCGATGCGTTCCAGGGGACCATCGCCGAGCTAAAGCGACGCTATGCCGATGCCGAACCGGTGCGGCTGTTCTACCAGATCTGGGATGATCCCATCATGACGGTGAACGACACGCATCTGATCAGCGAGGGTGTGCAGCTCTGTGGTGGGGTGAACGTCTTCGGCGATATCGACCGTCTGGTGCCGCGCCTTGATCGGGAGTCGGTGCTGGCGGCACAGCCCGAGGCGATCGTCGCTGGCGGCATGGGCGAGGAGGACACGACCTGGCTCGAGGGTTGGGAGCGCTTCACCGAGGTGCCGGCGGTGCGTCGCGGTAACCTCTTCTTTGTGCCGCCCTCCAGCATCCAGCGACCGACCCCCCGGGTTGCCGAGGGTGTTGCCCTGCTCTGCGAGCATCTGGAGACGGCACGTGGCCGGCGTTGA
- the cobT gene encoding nicotinate-nucleotide--dimethylbenzimidazole phosphoribosyltransferase yields the protein MNDHLISIPRMATLDREMGLRAEQRQRSLTKPPGSLGRLERLAVTLAMQQRRERPRVDRVQCVLFAADHGVCAEGVSAFPQAVTGQMVANFAGGGAAISVLSRHLDAALSVINVGTIEPLPALPGVQDARVGPGTGNIAREPAMTREQLARSLAAGDAAAESAADNAAELVIGGEMGIGNTTAAAALACALTGALPTDLVGRGTGVDDAGMARKRAAVRLALERHGEGREPLDALASLGGFEIAALAGLMLGCGQRGIAILVDGFIASTAALAAVRAAPDLRPWLHFAHRSAEAGHRHVLGSLEAEPLLNLEMRLGEGSGAAVAVPLLRMACALHDEMASFSDAGVDHGSP from the coding sequence ATGAACGACCACCTGATCAGCATTCCCCGGATGGCCACTCTCGACCGTGAGATGGGGCTGCGCGCCGAGCAACGCCAGCGCAGCCTGACCAAACCCCCCGGCTCCCTCGGCCGGCTGGAACGGCTGGCAGTGACCCTGGCCATGCAGCAGCGCCGTGAGCGACCGCGGGTCGACCGGGTGCAGTGCGTGTTGTTCGCCGCCGACCACGGCGTCTGCGCCGAGGGTGTCTCTGCCTTTCCCCAGGCGGTGACCGGGCAGATGGTGGCCAACTTCGCCGGCGGCGGCGCCGCCATCAGCGTGCTGTCGCGACATCTGGATGCGGCGCTGTCGGTGATCAACGTCGGCACGATTGAACCCCTGCCGGCTTTGCCGGGCGTCCAGGACGCGCGCGTCGGACCCGGCACCGGCAACATCGCCCGGGAGCCCGCCATGACCCGCGAGCAGCTCGCCCGGTCGCTGGCCGCTGGTGACGCGGCTGCCGAAAGCGCCGCGGACAACGCTGCAGAACTGGTGATTGGCGGCGAAATGGGTATCGGCAATACCACGGCCGCCGCCGCCCTGGCCTGCGCTCTCACCGGTGCACTGCCGACGGATCTGGTTGGCCGCGGCACCGGTGTCGACGATGCAGGCATGGCGCGAAAGCGCGCCGCCGTGCGCCTGGCCCTGGAGCGCCACGGCGAGGGCCGCGAACCGCTGGATGCATTGGCGTCCCTGGGCGGTTTCGAGATAGCCGCCCTGGCTGGGCTGATGCTGGGCTGCGGACAGCGCGGCATCGCCATACTGGTAGACGGCTTCATTGCCAGTACCGCCGCACTGGCCGCAGTGCGTGCTGCCCCGGATCTGCGGCCCTGGCTCCACTTTGCCCATCGCTCCGCCGAAGCCGGTCACCGCCACGTTCTCGGGTCGCTGGAGGCGGAACCGCTGCTCAACCTGGAGATGCGGCTAGGAGAAGGCAGCGGCGCTGCGGTGGCGGTGCCGCTGTTGCGCATGGCCTGCGCCCTGCACGATGAAATGGCAAGCTTCAGTGATGCGGGAGTGGACCATGGCAGCCCATGA
- a CDS encoding pesticin C-terminus-like muramidase: MGNAAWSAQPHSSADEQGVAIVPIDIDFDFISAREGGRQLDGYVPAANVSRSGVTIATGFDLGQCNALDLRRLGLPGALIEQLSPYLGLQGLEARRYLEEHPLRIERSEAMTIDEAVKAAHVREVAHAYNTSELNVAQVPFSELPPQAQTVIASVSFQYGVNLRARTPRLWRAVTAQDWARAIAELRDFGDAYPTRRGLEADLLEQALQ; the protein is encoded by the coding sequence TTGGGAAACGCTGCCTGGTCGGCGCAACCCCATTCGAGCGCGGACGAGCAGGGAGTCGCCATCGTGCCCATCGACATCGATTTCGATTTCATCAGCGCGCGGGAAGGAGGCCGTCAGCTGGATGGCTACGTTCCTGCCGCGAACGTGAGCCGCAGTGGTGTGACCATTGCGACCGGCTTCGACCTGGGGCAGTGCAACGCGCTGGACTTGCGTCGCCTGGGATTGCCCGGAGCGCTCATCGAGCAGCTTTCACCCTACCTCGGCCTGCAGGGGCTCGAAGCTCGACGTTATCTGGAAGAGCACCCGTTGCGCATCGAGCGCAGCGAGGCCATGACGATCGATGAAGCGGTGAAGGCCGCGCACGTACGCGAGGTCGCCCACGCCTACAACACCTCCGAGCTGAACGTGGCACAGGTGCCCTTCAGCGAACTGCCGCCCCAGGCGCAGACCGTCATTGCATCGGTTTCCTTTCAGTACGGTGTGAACCTGCGGGCAAGAACACCCCGACTCTGGCGCGCGGTCACGGCGCAGGACTGGGCCCGCGCCATCGCCGAACTGCGGGATTTCGGTGACGCTTACCCAACCCGTCGCGGCCTGGAAGCAGACCTGCTGGAGCAGGCCCTGCAATGA
- a CDS encoding TonB-dependent receptor domain-containing protein yields MKRFLPTACAVVCLCPFVAAADTLTLSLNPIVVTPGRSVQTVEESLSSVTVIDRETLDRQQPREFVDILQGQPGIGVVTNGAFGKNTTVFTRGAGSESTVLLINGIRIRSATAGGAPWQFIPPQLLDRVEVVRGPRSSIYGADAVGGVIQGFTAEGEGAPRGWVQGGFGSNSSREIGAGTSGRVGDTSFSVAGNRFDTDGIDIREGEERKGYDNTAGIGSLRQHFDNGASVGVTGFRAQGNTEFDTGDTDYVIQTIGLSGELPVGDNWITEFSLSEGQDRSLTDGTSRFDTRSRTVRIANRVFLGPHELVVGADQLRDEITSDTAYAEDSRDNRGFFSQLFLRSGPSDMQLSARWDDNEAFGDRLTGAAAVGHALDGNHRVRLSYGTAFRAPTFNDLYFPGFGNPDLSPERSQTAELGMRGQYQTVYWDVAAFQTYVDDLIGFDVDLGAPGNVERARIHGVELEAGMTTERWDLRATGTLQDPRNRDTGARLTRRTTQSARLDLDRRFGQFSLGASGVAVGDRYNDAANNDRLSGFGLVNLRAGWAFAENWSARITVDNMFDREYVVSRFFDGTPYNQTGRTAFLSVRYGHR; encoded by the coding sequence ATGAAACGTTTTCTGCCGACGGCCTGCGCCGTTGTCTGCCTGTGTCCCTTTGTTGCCGCTGCGGATACCCTGACCCTGAGTCTCAACCCCATTGTCGTAACCCCCGGACGGTCTGTTCAGACCGTGGAAGAGAGCCTGTCTTCCGTCACCGTGATTGACCGGGAGACCCTGGATCGCCAGCAGCCCCGCGAGTTTGTCGATATCCTGCAGGGCCAGCCCGGAATCGGTGTCGTCACCAATGGTGCATTTGGCAAGAACACCACGGTGTTTACCCGTGGCGCGGGAAGTGAGTCCACGGTGCTGCTGATCAACGGTATCCGTATCCGCTCCGCCACCGCTGGTGGGGCACCATGGCAGTTCATCCCGCCGCAGTTGCTGGATCGCGTCGAAGTGGTGCGTGGCCCGCGCAGCAGTATCTACGGGGCCGACGCCGTGGGTGGCGTCATCCAGGGTTTCACTGCCGAGGGCGAGGGTGCGCCCCGCGGATGGGTTCAGGGCGGATTCGGCTCCAACAGCAGCCGTGAGATCGGCGCTGGTACCTCGGGGCGTGTCGGTGACACCAGTTTCAGCGTGGCTGGCAATCGCTTTGATACCGATGGCATCGATATCCGTGAAGGCGAGGAGCGCAAGGGTTATGACAATACAGCCGGCATCGGCAGTCTGCGCCAGCACTTCGACAACGGTGCCAGCGTCGGTGTAACGGGTTTTCGGGCCCAGGGCAACACGGAGTTCGATACGGGCGATACGGATTATGTGATTCAGACCATCGGCCTCTCCGGCGAGTTGCCGGTGGGTGACAACTGGATCACCGAGTTCAGCCTTAGCGAGGGCCAGGATCGCAGTCTCACCGATGGCACCTCCCGTTTCGACACGCGATCGCGAACGGTGCGTATCGCAAACCGGGTCTTCCTGGGGCCGCATGAATTGGTTGTGGGCGCTGACCAGTTGCGTGACGAGATTACCAGCGATACGGCTTACGCTGAGGACAGTCGCGACAACAGGGGGTTTTTCAGCCAGCTTTTCCTGCGTTCCGGTCCATCGGACATGCAGTTGAGCGCCCGCTGGGATGATAACGAAGCCTTTGGTGACCGGCTGACCGGCGCGGCCGCCGTGGGTCATGCGCTGGATGGCAACCACCGTGTCCGGCTCAGCTACGGCACGGCCTTCCGGGCACCGACCTTCAACGATCTCTACTTTCCCGGATTTGGCAATCCTGATCTCTCGCCGGAACGTTCCCAGACTGCAGAGCTGGGTATGCGCGGCCAGTACCAGACTGTCTACTGGGATGTGGCGGCCTTCCAGACATACGTCGACGATCTGATCGGGTTCGACGTGGACCTTGGTGCCCCCGGCAATGTCGAACGTGCTCGTATCCACGGTGTCGAACTCGAGGCGGGCATGACGACCGAGCGCTGGGACCTGCGCGCCACTGGTACTCTGCAGGATCCACGCAATCGTGATACTGGCGCGCGTCTGACCCGCCGCACGACGCAGTCGGCGCGGCTGGATCTGGACCGGCGTTTCGGCCAGTTCTCCCTGGGTGCCTCGGGTGTCGCCGTGGGCGACCGCTACAACGATGCCGCCAACAACGATCGTCTGTCCGGCTTTGGCCTGGTCAACCTGCGGGCTGGTTGGGCGTTTGCAGAGAACTGGTCGGCCCGTATCACCGTGGACAACATGTTCGACCGGGAGTACGTGGTATCGCGGTTCTTCGATGGCACGCCCTACAACCAGACGGGGCGGACGGCCTTCCTCAGCGTTCGCTACGGACACCGCTGA
- a CDS encoding histidine phosphatase family protein codes for MAAHETTWLDLLRHGEPAGGLRFRGHRDDPLTELGWQQLRDAVGSGRWDCIVTSDLRRCHAFATVLAEEHGTPLHVDSRFRELDFGDWEGVAPDDIPDQAALRAFWERPEDNPPPGGESMTHLLQRVGQGLEDWLERAGGQRILVVCHAGVIRAALAASLSIALADVMRSFQVPYACRSRLRIDRGPGSDFRCLTAHGAFD; via the coding sequence ATGGCAGCCCATGAAACCACCTGGCTTGATCTCTTGCGCCACGGCGAACCTGCCGGCGGCCTGCGCTTTCGCGGCCATCGCGATGACCCGCTCACCGAACTCGGCTGGCAGCAACTCCGCGATGCGGTAGGCAGCGGGCGTTGGGACTGCATCGTCACCTCGGACCTGCGCCGCTGTCATGCCTTCGCGACAGTGCTGGCCGAAGAACACGGCACACCGCTTCATGTGGACAGCCGTTTTCGCGAACTGGATTTCGGTGACTGGGAAGGGGTTGCGCCGGACGACATCCCCGATCAGGCCGCGTTGCGGGCCTTCTGGGAGCGGCCGGAGGACAATCCACCCCCGGGGGGCGAGAGCATGACCCATCTCCTGCAGCGGGTTGGACAGGGGCTGGAGGACTGGCTGGAGCGCGCCGGCGGACAACGTATTCTGGTGGTCTGCCACGCCGGCGTCATTCGCGCCGCCCTGGCGGCCAGTCTGAGCATCGCCCTGGCTGACGTGATGCGCAGCTTCCAGGTCCCTTACGCCTGCCGCAGCCGCCTGCGTATCGACCGCGGCCCAGGCAGCGATTTCCGCTGCCTCACTGCCCATGGCGCCTTCGATTGA
- a CDS encoding Hsp20/alpha crystallin family protein yields MFGQLTRFDGPLFNDLGRVLRLMDEAFGDVGHNDLRSTPWGAFPGINVGETEDAVRVYAFVPGLSNADIELSVEDGTLFIHGRRDLSDHTETASGWYRRERFRGEFTRAVRLPETVDPDQVEAQLANGVLSIQLRKREEMRPRKIEIQAA; encoded by the coding sequence ATGTTCGGTCAACTGACTCGCTTTGATGGACCGCTTTTCAATGACCTGGGCCGCGTGTTGCGGCTCATGGACGAGGCCTTCGGTGATGTAGGCCACAACGATCTGCGCTCAACGCCTTGGGGGGCATTCCCCGGTATCAACGTAGGCGAAACCGAGGACGCCGTTCGCGTTTATGCGTTCGTGCCCGGCCTGAGCAATGCTGACATCGAACTCAGCGTCGAGGATGGCACGCTGTTCATCCACGGACGCCGTGACCTGTCGGATCACACCGAAACCGCAAGCGGTTGGTATCGCCGCGAACGCTTCCGTGGTGAATTCACACGTGCCGTCCGGCTGCCCGAGACGGTTGATCCCGACCAGGTTGAAGCACAGTTGGCTAACGGTGTCCTGTCTATTCAATTGCGCAAGCGCGAGGAGATGCGTCCGCGCAAGATCGAGATTCAGGCAGCGTGA